One window of Sinorhizobium numidicum genomic DNA carries:
- a CDS encoding ATP-binding cassette domain-containing protein, giving the protein MQAVGTSRSLTLADVTIRLEGRMLLSISATVMPGEVLTVMGPSGSGKSTLLAFAGGFLDPAFDVSGRILIGDRDLTEIAANRRHAGILFQDPLLFPHLSVGGNIVFAIPAAVKGHKKRRELAEEALEQVGLAGFFDRDPETLSGGQKARVALQRVLVSTPEFLLLDEPFSKLDAALRQQMRELVFSKAKAAGLPTILVTHDGADAAAAGGRLIEVGTEEKA; this is encoded by the coding sequence ATGCAGGCAGTTGGAACCTCAAGGTCCCTCACACTGGCGGATGTAACGATCCGCCTGGAAGGACGGATGCTGCTCTCGATCTCGGCGACGGTGATGCCAGGCGAGGTTCTGACGGTCATGGGCCCGTCCGGCTCCGGCAAGTCGACGCTGCTCGCCTTTGCCGGCGGTTTTCTCGATCCGGCATTCGATGTCAGCGGTCGGATCCTGATCGGAGACCGGGATCTGACCGAGATCGCGGCGAACCGGCGCCACGCCGGCATTCTCTTTCAGGACCCTTTGCTTTTTCCGCATCTCTCCGTCGGCGGCAATATCGTTTTCGCCATTCCTGCCGCAGTCAAAGGGCATAAAAAACGCCGCGAACTGGCCGAAGAGGCGCTCGAACAGGTTGGCCTTGCCGGCTTCTTCGATCGCGATCCGGAGACGCTTTCGGGCGGCCAGAAGGCGCGCGTGGCGCTGCAAAGGGTTCTCGTCTCGACACCGGAGTTTCTGCTGCTTGACGAACCCTTTTCGAAGCTCGACGCCGCCCTGCGGCAGCAAATGCGCGAGCTGGTCTTTTCAAAGGCGAAGGCGGCGGGCCTGCCGACCATCCTCGTCACCCATGATGGCGCCGACGCGGCGGCGGCGGGCGGGCGGCTGATCGAGGTCGGAACCGAGGAGAAGGCCTGA
- a CDS encoding ABC transporter permease, protein MGQPIRPAHSRQGEKLLQRLLKGNALLVLMLGLPVFAGIAGTVLPAFGYLPALGGFQFTLAHFEELARQPHMLRSILAGLSAGLITTSAAVAIVATFVAGFAGTRIFARVQHLVSPLLAIPHAAAAFALAFLIAPSGFLLRLISPEMTGFMRPPDWLLPNDPLALSMVAGLITKEVPFLFLVTLAALPQLPVRSSGQLTEALGYGRLCGFLISLWPALYRQIRLPVFAVLVYSLSVVDVAMILGPQLPATLPVRIIEWAADQGLSPRFLASAGALLHLAVVLAAMAIWIVLERLGRSALAVLTYSGRRFPNDAALRIASALAMAACAALIFMGLALLAVWSVAGLWQFPDAVPANLTSRIWLRTLPQIWEPLRMTVALGLSASSLALLCTILLLHRNGSAGRNMKATGYKLLYLPLIVPEISFVFGLQILIVSAGLTPAFPSVMAVHFLFVLPYVLLSLSAPWRELDPRFEKIAAGFGKSASEILLTVRLPLLFRACLTALAVGFSVSVGLYLPTLLIGAGRLTTITTEAVALSSGGDRRVIGVYALIQALLPFLAFLVASLAPQLLFRNRRAMRM, encoded by the coding sequence ATGGGGCAGCCAATTAGGCCGGCGCACTCAAGGCAGGGCGAAAAGCTGCTGCAGCGCCTTCTCAAGGGAAACGCGCTCCTCGTCCTCATGCTCGGGCTGCCGGTATTTGCCGGGATCGCGGGAACTGTATTACCGGCGTTCGGATACCTGCCGGCTCTCGGCGGTTTTCAGTTCACCCTGGCCCATTTCGAAGAGCTTGCCCGCCAACCGCATATGCTTCGCTCGATCCTGGCCGGGCTTTCGGCGGGCCTGATCACCACCTCGGCCGCGGTGGCGATCGTCGCTACGTTCGTCGCGGGCTTCGCCGGCACGCGGATCTTCGCCCGCGTGCAGCACCTGGTTTCCCCGCTGCTTGCAATTCCGCATGCCGCCGCGGCCTTCGCGCTTGCCTTCCTCATTGCGCCTTCCGGCTTTCTCCTCCGCCTCATTTCACCGGAGATGACGGGCTTCATGCGGCCGCCGGACTGGCTTCTCCCGAACGATCCGCTCGCCCTATCGATGGTTGCCGGGCTCATCACGAAGGAAGTTCCATTCCTCTTCCTGGTGACGCTGGCGGCACTGCCGCAGCTTCCCGTTCGCAGCTCGGGGCAGTTGACGGAGGCTCTCGGCTACGGGCGTCTCTGCGGTTTTCTGATCAGCCTCTGGCCGGCTCTCTACAGACAGATCCGCCTGCCGGTCTTCGCTGTTCTGGTCTATTCGCTATCTGTTGTCGACGTCGCTATGATCCTCGGGCCGCAACTGCCTGCGACACTGCCGGTACGCATCATTGAATGGGCCGCGGATCAGGGTCTCAGCCCACGATTTCTCGCTTCGGCGGGCGCCCTGCTGCACCTTGCCGTCGTGCTTGCGGCAATGGCAATCTGGATAGTGCTGGAGCGGCTGGGAAGGTCCGCACTTGCGGTCCTGACCTACTCAGGCCGGCGTTTTCCGAACGACGCAGCGCTCCGCATCGCCTCCGCCCTTGCGATGGCTGCCTGCGCCGCCTTGATCTTCATGGGACTTGCGCTTCTTGCCGTTTGGTCGGTCGCGGGCCTCTGGCAGTTTCCGGACGCCGTGCCGGCAAACCTGACGTCGAGAATATGGCTGCGGACGCTTCCGCAGATCTGGGAACCGCTTCGTATGACGGTTGCCCTGGGCCTCTCCGCCTCATCGCTGGCATTGCTGTGCACTATCCTGCTGCTGCATCGGAATGGCTCCGCGGGCAGAAACATGAAAGCAACCGGCTACAAATTGCTCTATCTGCCCCTCATTGTTCCGGAGATCAGTTTTGTCTTTGGTTTGCAGATCCTGATCGTCTCGGCAGGGCTCACGCCGGCCTTTCCGAGCGTGATGGCGGTTCATTTCCTGTTCGTCCTTCCCTATGTGCTCCTGTCGCTGTCGGCGCCCTGGCGCGAACTCGATCCGCGCTTCGAGAAAATTGCAGCCGGATTCGGCAAATCGGCTTCGGAAATACTTCTGACTGTCCGGCTGCCGCTGCTGTTTCGCGCCTGCCTTACCGCTCTTGCCGTGGGTTTTTCGGTTTCGGTCGGTCTCTATCTTCCAACGCTCCTGATAGGCGCCGGCCGGCTGACGACGATTACGACGGAGGCGGTGGCCCTTTCCTCCGGCGGCGACCGGCGCGTCATCGGCGTTTACGCGTTAATCCAGGCCCTGCTGCCCTTCCTCGCATTTCTCGTTGCGTCGCTCGCGCCGCAATTGCTATTCCGCAACCGGCGCGCAATGAGGATGTGA
- a CDS encoding ornithine cyclodeaminase family protein yields MLVLDAAATRAALPWDGLVQALGDMFAKGCVMPVRHHHDVEVPGEAEATLLLMPAWQPGAYIGVKLVSVFPGNQMRGLPAIHGSYLLSSGRTGELLAIVDGGELTARRTAAASALAARYLAREDASRMLMVGTGRLSANVVEAHASVRPIRDVRIWGRNSKKAEATAKELDLKGISVSVATDLEAAAREADIISCATLSSEPLIRGDWLKAGAHLDLIGAFKPTMRESDDRAATRASIFVDTREGALSEGGDIVQPLRAGVITENAIRADLFELARGTHPGRTSPDEITLFKSVGAALEDLAGAVLAFEANRSKA; encoded by the coding sequence ATGCTGGTATTGGATGCGGCTGCGACGCGCGCGGCTCTGCCTTGGGACGGCCTCGTCCAGGCGCTTGGCGACATGTTCGCGAAAGGATGCGTGATGCCCGTGCGCCATCACCATGATGTAGAGGTCCCCGGCGAGGCAGAGGCGACGCTGCTCCTCATGCCCGCCTGGCAGCCGGGCGCCTACATTGGCGTCAAACTGGTATCGGTGTTTCCAGGCAACCAGATGCGCGGTCTGCCGGCGATCCATGGCAGCTATCTTCTCTCCTCCGGCAGGACCGGCGAGCTGCTGGCAATCGTCGACGGCGGCGAACTGACCGCGCGGCGAACCGCTGCCGCCTCGGCGCTCGCAGCCCGCTATCTGGCACGCGAGGACGCGAGCCGGATGCTGATGGTCGGAACCGGACGGCTTTCAGCGAATGTCGTCGAGGCTCACGCATCGGTTCGCCCGATCCGCGACGTACGGATCTGGGGGCGTAACTCGAAGAAGGCGGAGGCGACCGCGAAAGAGCTCGACCTCAAAGGCATTTCGGTGTCGGTGGCGACCGATCTCGAAGCAGCAGCGCGCGAGGCGGATATCATTTCCTGCGCGACGCTCTCCTCCGAACCGCTGATCCGCGGCGACTGGCTTAAGGCCGGCGCCCATCTCGATCTCATCGGCGCCTTCAAGCCGACGATGCGGGAATCGGATGATCGCGCCGCGACCCGCGCCAGCATCTTCGTCGATACGCGCGAGGGCGCGCTCAGCGAAGGCGGGGATATCGTCCAGCCTCTGCGAGCGGGCGTCATCACCGAAAATGCCATTCGCGCAGACCTCTTCGAGCTTGCCCGCGGCACGCATCCCGGACGCACCTCGCCCGACGAAATAACGCTCTTCAAATCGGTAGGGGCGGCGCTTGAAGATCTGGCAGGCGCCGTGCTTGCCTTCGAAGCGAACCGGTCCAAGGCCTGA
- a CDS encoding ABC transporter substrate-binding protein, protein MTRRARRFITAAILLLGVAGPAAATDVSDWNAVSAEARGQTVYFNAWGGSENINAYIRWAGDEMNARYDVTVAHVKLDDTAKAVATVVAEKSAGKNEGGAVDLIWINGENFAAMKRQGLLFGPDWTTKLPNWRYVDHESKPTVLKDFTIATDGLESPWGGAKLVFFYDSARTERSELPDSAVGLLKWAEANPGRFSYPQPPDFIGSSFLKQVLIELVDDKAKLDKPVDDATFEADVAPLFSYLDKLTPLLWRKGKAYPQNYPEMKQKLGDGELDIIFAFNPAEASAAIASGELPDSVRSFVFSGGTLANTHFVAIPYNATAKAGALVFANFLLSPEAQLRKQDAQVWGDPTVLSLAKLPAADRSTFEALDLGVATLRPDQLGPALAEPHPDWMTRIEAEWIRRYGAAN, encoded by the coding sequence ATGACCAGGCGGGCAAGGCGTTTCATCACTGCAGCGATACTCTTGCTCGGCGTCGCCGGGCCAGCGGCTGCAACCGATGTAAGCGACTGGAACGCGGTTAGCGCCGAGGCCAGGGGCCAGACTGTCTATTTCAATGCCTGGGGCGGTTCGGAGAACATCAACGCGTATATCAGATGGGCGGGCGACGAAATGAACGCGCGCTACGATGTCACCGTCGCGCATGTGAAACTCGACGATACGGCAAAGGCGGTCGCGACCGTCGTCGCGGAAAAATCGGCCGGAAAGAACGAGGGAGGTGCCGTCGATCTCATCTGGATCAACGGAGAGAACTTCGCGGCGATGAAGCGCCAGGGACTGCTCTTCGGCCCCGACTGGACGACGAAACTGCCGAACTGGCGCTACGTCGATCACGAAAGCAAGCCGACGGTGCTCAAGGATTTCACAATCGCGACCGACGGCCTCGAAAGTCCCTGGGGCGGCGCCAAGCTCGTGTTCTTCTACGATTCGGCGCGCACCGAACGGAGTGAACTGCCAGATTCGGCAGTGGGTCTGCTAAAGTGGGCCGAAGCCAATCCGGGGCGCTTTTCCTATCCTCAGCCGCCGGATTTCATCGGCTCCTCCTTTCTGAAACAGGTGCTGATCGAGCTGGTCGACGACAAGGCCAAGCTCGATAAACCCGTCGATGACGCGACCTTCGAGGCCGATGTAGCACCGCTGTTTTCCTATCTGGACAAGCTCACGCCGCTGCTCTGGCGAAAGGGCAAGGCCTATCCGCAGAACTACCCGGAAATGAAGCAGAAGCTCGGGGACGGCGAGCTCGATATCATCTTTGCCTTCAATCCAGCGGAAGCTTCGGCCGCGATCGCCAGCGGCGAGTTGCCGGACAGCGTGCGTTCCTTCGTCTTTTCCGGCGGCACGCTCGCCAACACGCACTTCGTTGCCATCCCTTACAATGCGACAGCTAAGGCCGGCGCACTGGTCTTCGCCAATTTTCTCCTCTCGCCGGAAGCGCAACTGCGCAAGCAGGATGCGCAAGTCTGGGGCGATCCGACCGTCCTGTCGCTGGCAAAACTTCCGGCCGCCGATCGATCGACCTTCGAGGCGCTGGACCTTGGGGTTGCAACGCTCCGCCCGGACCAGCTCGGACCTGCACTCGCCGAACCGCATCCGGATTGGATGACACGGATTGAAGCTGAATGGATCCGGCGATATGGGGCAGCCAATTAG